CCGGCGCAGTGCATCGGTCTCCTCAATGAACCACTGCAGTTCGGCCTCGTTCCGCACGTCCTGCAACGGGTACTGGAGCAGCGCCAGGCGCAGGTCCAGCTTCGTTCCGTAAGGCGGGAACGGCTCCGCGGCCCGCGTGCCGAGGTCGCTCGCCAGCACCGCGCGCAAGTCCTCGAACCGAATGCGCCCGCGCACGAGTGCGTCGCGGTACCGATCCTCGGTCATGTACGGTTCACACCCGAACAACTTGGCCCCGTGCTCGACCGCTTCCAAGAACGGCATGTGCTCGAAGGCGTGGAGCGTGTTGTGGTGAATGAAGACCGAGATCGGCCCCTGAGCGGGGAGCAAGTGCGCGGCGTGATCGATTGTTTGGCGGAGCCGGTCTGTGGGCGGGTCGGAACCCGGCCCGTGTGAGGAGGGGAGGTCGGAATGCGCGGGATTCTTTGCAGCCATAGCTCGCCGCGGTAGTATTTAGGTAAGGACCGAGAAGAGGCTGCAACTCAAGTGCCAACCTTACAGTGCCGTCTAATTGGGCACTTCGGATGCGCCAATTGCGTTCGTTAATCGTGTGTCGAGCGCACAAGATCTACTCTTCACCAGTTCTATGCAAGTGCTCTACAGCAATATCGCCTGATAATGGGCGATCCGCGCTTAATTTAGGCACATCATCGGCGAGTGTGACTCCCATAATCCCAGCAACAAAACTGAGTGCTCGAAATACGCGCTGAGTGCTAACAGCGCAGAGTCAAACTCCACTGGTTGAATAGCAGCCGGGGTGGACGCGCCGGGGCCATGCGGGGGCGCACCTGACCAATGCCTTTGTCCAGCGATTGAACACGAGGTGACCTCTTTTTCTCCGGTAGGGGCACGATGTAAGCACGCCGGTGTGAGGCGGGTGGCGCAAAGTTTCGTGATTGTAACACCTGGCTCGAATCTCCCGGACGGCGTTGTGAACGCGCTTCGATTTGGGGTAGCATCTCTCTGCTTCGCTCCCGCTGAGGCGCGGGGCCGGCTATCCACCACTCCAGGAGGGGCACGTCATGACCGGCTGTCGGAAGTCGATTCAGTGTGTTGCCGGAGTTTTCGCGGTCGCGTTCCTTAGCGCGGCTCAACCGCCAGACGCGCCGCCGGCACCACCCGGTTCCGTTCCGGGAACACCGCTGCCTGCGCCCACGGTCCCCGCACCCGCGAACCAATTACCCGCTTTCCAACCCGGCCCCGGTCCCGCGCCGAACCCGCCGCCGGCTCTTCCGCCCGGTATGCCGGGTGCTCCGCCTGTTCACCGGTTTGTGTTCAAGATCGATCCGAAAACGCCGGTCAAGGATCTGCTCCCGGCTCCGCCGAAGGTCGCACCGGTTAGCGGGCCGGCACTCACCGACGATCTGAAGAAGGTGGTCGAAGTCGAGTTCCAGGCGAAGCCGGAAAAGGTGTCGCCGGAGGCGAAGCTCGCCGAGCGAACCGCGCACCAGATCGCGAAGATCAACCACATGAACGCGAAGAAGACCGATGCGTTCATGTCCGCGTTCCTGGAGAGCCGGCCGGACCTCGCCGGGTTACCGTTCGCGATGGGCGATGATTGCCGCGTCGACGGCGAGCGCGCCAAATACTTCGCGCAGGCGGTGAGCACCGTGCGCCAGGCGCTCGGTTCCGGCCAAGTTGCGGCGACGACGGTCCGGGGTTTCGGTCAAACGGGTGGCGCCGGCTTCGTGGTGACGAACTTCCAGCCCGCACAGGCACCGGACGTGCTAACCAGCGTCCCGCCTCTGCAGGCCGTCAGCGCGCCGCAATCGTTCTGGCAGCAGTACACCACGCTCTGCGACCAAGAGGACGCGGCCCGCGGGCGCGCCGACAAGGACGCGACCGAACACGTCACGCTCGCGCGTATGGCCGCCCTCGCGCAGATGCTCGCACCCGAGGCGCCCGAGATTCGCCTGGGACTGGTGAAGTACCTCGCGGGCGTATCACACATCGAGTCGTCCAAGTCACTGGCCCGCCTGGTTCTCTTCTCCCCGGAAGACGACGTGCGCGCGGCCGCAATCGCGGCCCTCAAGGTACGCCGCGAGAAGGACTACACCGACGTGCTGGTGAAGGGGCTGCGCTACCCGTTCCCCGCGGTGGCCAAGCGCGCGACGGAGGCGATCACCAAGCTCGAGCGCACGGACCTCATTCCCGAACTGCTCGCGGTCCTCGACGCGACCGATCCGCGGATGCCCGTGACGAAAGAAGTGGCCGGAAAGAAGAGCACGGTGGCGCTCGAAATGGTGAAGGTGAACCACCACCGCAACTGCCTCATGTGTCACGCGCCGACCGGTTCCGGCACCCCGAACCCGAACGCGATTTCGGCCGAGGTCGCGATCCAGGGGCAACCGCTCCCGGCCCCGGCCGAGGGGTACCGCCAGTCCACGCCGGAACTGATGATCCGCCTGGACGTGACTTACTTGCGGCAGGACTTCTCCGCGCTGCTGCCGGTCAAGGAGGCGCACCCGTGGCCGGAGATGCAGCGGTTCGACTTCTTCGTTCGCGAGCGCAAGCTGACCGAGGACGAAGCCGAAACCTATCGCACCCAACTCGCGCCGAAGGAGGCGGGAGTGCTGTCACCGTACCACAAGGCCGCACTGACCGCGCTCCGCGATCTCACCGGCAAGGACGCGGCCCCGACCGCGGAGGCGTGGAAGAAGCTCCTCGGCCTCGCGACCAAACCTGTGGTAACGCGCGGGTGACGTGACCTTCCGGCGCCCCGTCGCTCAGAATGTGACGATGGGGCACGGAACGTTCGGCCCGCGCACTTCCGTTTGCAAATCCTGTTTATCCCGTCAAATCCCTTGCCTTGCTGAAATTCTTGGTACGAGTGACGGCCCACCGGTAGTTAGCAGCTACCGGCGGGCTTACGCCGCGCCGTTCGCCAAGCGCACCAACTCGTCGGCCGGCACCGGCCGTTCGCCCAAATCTCTGGCT
The Gemmata palustris DNA segment above includes these coding regions:
- a CDS encoding HEAT repeat domain-containing protein yields the protein MFKIDPKTPVKDLLPAPPKVAPVSGPALTDDLKKVVEVEFQAKPEKVSPEAKLAERTAHQIAKINHMNAKKTDAFMSAFLESRPDLAGLPFAMGDDCRVDGERAKYFAQAVSTVRQALGSGQVAATTVRGFGQTGGAGFVVTNFQPAQAPDVLTSVPPLQAVSAPQSFWQQYTTLCDQEDAARGRADKDATEHVTLARMAALAQMLAPEAPEIRLGLVKYLAGVSHIESSKSLARLVLFSPEDDVRAAAIAALKVRREKDYTDVLVKGLRYPFPAVAKRATEAITKLERTDLIPELLAVLDATDPRMPVTKEVAGKKSTVALEMVKVNHHRNCLMCHAPTGSGTPNPNAISAEVAIQGQPLPAPAEGYRQSTPELMIRLDVTYLRQDFSALLPVKEAHPWPEMQRFDFFVRERKLTEDEAETYRTQLAPKEAGVLSPYHKAALTALRDLTGKDAAPTAEAWKKLLGLATKPVVTRG